The bacterium sequence GGCCACGCATGGACGGTTAGGTCCGCGACTCCGCGTACACCGCGACGTGGTTCTTGCCCAGGTCCTTCGCGTGCTGACAGGCGCGGCGGGCGTGCTCGACAAGTTCCTCCGCGGTGGCAGCATCGTCGGGAAAACCCGCCACGCCGGCGGAGATCCGGACCGGGCCAGACGCTCGGAGTTCCGCGGCGAAAAACCCGTGCGCCTCGGCGGCCGCCCGGATTCGCTGGGCGACCATGACGGCCTGCGCGATCGGCGTCTCCGGAAGGATCACCGCGAACTCGTCGACGTCCAGACGGCACATGATGTCGACCTCGCGAACGCGTCCCGGCACAACCTCGGCGAGCTCTTTGAGCACGCGATCGCCCTCGAACGTCCCACTCTGGTCGACCAACCGCGAAAAGTCGTCGACGTCGAAGATCACCAGCGACAACAGATGCTGGTACCGGCGCGCCCGCTGCACTTCCCGCGGCAGGTATTCGTTCAAGACCCGCACCGTGAATAACCCGGTGAGGTCGTCGAGGCTCGCCGACTGCTGGATCTGCCGGCTCAGCTCGTCCATCTCCTGCTGGTGCGCGGCGATCTGCTGCGCCAGCAGCCGCTGGTACTCCTTGACCGTCTCTTCGATGCTCACGGCAATGGCCCCGCCAAGATCCCACAGCGCCGGTCCCGCGGACTCACTCGTCCCCTCCCGTCCCACCCGTTCCCAGAGCAGATCCTGCAGCACCCGGTAGCCGGTCACCAGGTCCCCCAGCGGGAACCGGATGCGGCACCGCCTGGCCGCCTCCTTCGCCACGCCAATCCGCAGGGCCCGCTCGTCGCGGTGGAGGAGATAGTGGCCGAGGTCGGTGATGTAGACTTCGCACGTGCGCCGAACTTCATCGCGCGGCCGGTGGGTGAATCCGGAGCCGTCGGCCGCGAGCATCCGGTCGACCCAAGCAGCGGCGATCCCCCCCGCGTCGGCGACCAGCGCATCGCCCAGCGAGTGCGCGTCCGGCAACGGACCTCAGCCCACCAGCCTGCTCAAGTACCAATTCAGTAGACCCGGGCCCCACCACATCGCGGTGATCGCACCGGCGGCCAGCGCCGGGCCGAACGGAATTTGCTCCCGGCGCCCCTTGATCCGCAGGGCCAGCAGGAACACGCCCAGCGCCCCGCCGATGAACACCCCCAGCAGGATCGCCACCCCGCCGATCGGCCACCCCAGAAAGGCGCCGATCATTGCCGCCAGTTTCGCGTCCCCCATTCCCATCCCTTCTTGCTTGAGGAGGGGGATGCTCAAGAGGTTCACGAGGATAAACCCGCCTCCGAGCGCGATCGCGGTCACCGCGGCGACGGCCGCGTGCCGCACGTCCACCCCCCCGCCGGACACGGCGGCGAACACGAGCCCGACGACGATGCCCGGGTAGGTGATCCGGTTGGGGATGATGAAGTGGTCGAGATCAACAAAGAACACGATGAGGAGCAGGGTGCCCAAGACCATGCTCTGGACCGCCCGCAAGCTGGCCCCGAACGTCGCCACGCTCACGAGAAACAGCACCCCCGTGAGAAGTTCGACGAGCGGGTAGCGCCAGCTGATCGGGGCACCGCACCGGCGGCAGCGCCCCCGGAGCAGGACAAAGCTGAGCAGCGGGATGTTATCGTACCACTGGATCGGCGCCTGGCACTGCGGGCAGTGCGACCCCGGCCAGACGACCGACTCCTGTCGTGGGAGTCGATAGATACAGACGTTGGCAAAGCTGCCGCCAATGAGCCCCAGGACGAACGCGACACCGTCCATAAATGCTGCGGGGCGTCGCTAGTCCTGACCCGACCGGGCGCATCGGGAGGCCCCGGGGCCTGAGCCCGGAGCCGACCGAACGGCGCTGATCACGGAGGCGTGCAGACGGTGGCCGGCTTATACCCCCTGGCAAACGCCTCCCACTTGGTCAAAAACAGCGCCGGGTGCGCGATCTTCGGAAGCGACGAGCAGGGGAATTGATACACGAGCTTCGAGTCCTGGTCGACAATCACGTAGAAGTCGGCCGGATTGTACTTCTGCCGGGTGGGCAGCGATGGATAGATCACCGCGATCTCACCATTGTGGGCGCCGGGACGGGGCGATCCCTTGTAGGCCACGGCGCGGTCCTCGCTCAGGTCGACCACCTTCTGGGCGGCCCGATCCCCCTTGTCGTCGTCGCTCAACTGGCCCTGGGGCGAGGCGCCGCTCGGCGCCGACCCCCGGGTCGGATACGCCTGCGCCAGCAGTTCCCAGGCCGCCAGGTTCTTGTCGTCGAGGCTCACGGCGTGCTCAAGCGCGTCGATGGCCCGGTCGAGGTACCCACCGCCGTACGGCACGAGGCCGTTCCGGGATCGGATCGAGCCCTCCCAGTAGGCGAACCCGAGCCAGTAGTAGGCGTCCGAATCCTGAGGATTGGCGGCGAGGGCCCGCTGATAGACGGCAACCGACCGCACGAAATCGCCCTCGGTGGGGTAGATATTTGCAGGGTCGTACGGCGGCACGGCCGCAGAAACGCCCCCGACCATGAGTGCCACCAGGCTTAGGACAGCCAGCGCGATCCGCATCGACGGCGCCCTCGCTACCCGATCTTTTGGAGGATGTGCGGGGTGATCACGAAGATCACCTCGTTGTCGGTCTTATCCGTGGACACGCTCTTGAACAGCCAGCCGATCAGGGGGATATCGCCGAGGAGCGGCACCTTTACGGTGTTCTGAACCTCGTTCTTTTGGATGAGCCCGGCGAGCACGATCGGCGTCCCGTCCTTCACCGTGAGCTCCGTATCCGCCTCGCGGGTGGCGATCGTCGGCGGGACGTTCGGCGCCGGCGCGGTCACGATGCTGCTCACCTCGGGGTGCATCTTAACGGTCACGTAGCCGTCGGCGTTGATCCGCGGCGTGATCTCCAACTGGACGCCGGCCTCGATGATCACGACCGACGGGACCCCTTGGGCGTTGACGACCTGGAACGGGATCTTGTCGCCGATGTTCATCTTCGCGGTTTCCCCGTCGCGGACCGCGAGCCGGGGATTGGCGAGGAGCTTCGACTTGTTCTCCTGGATCAAGGTATTGAGCGTCGCCAGGATCGCCGGCGAGGTGATCGTCGCATTCGGGCAGCACGGGTATTGACCCCCCGTGCTGGTGATGGTGAACGGCGTCGAGGTCTGCCACGCCACCCCGAGGTTCTTCGTCTCCTCCGTCGGCACTTCGACGACCATCGACTCGATCAAGACCTGCGGAATCGCGGTGTCGACCTGGCCGAGCAGGCCGTCGATGATCTGCATCTGCGCCGCCGATGCGGTGAGGACGATGGAGTTACTCGCCTTGTCGATCTTTGTGGTCCCGGTCACGCTCGCGGGCAGCCGCGCGCCCATCAAATCCACGAAGGAGGCGGGGTCGAGATAGCTCAAGCGGATCACCCGCGTCACGGCCCGTTCGGCGGGAAGATCCACGCGTGCGAGCAGATCGGACACCTTTGCCTGGTCTTCGGCCGTCCCGACGACGAACAGTGAGTTGGTGTTGTCGTCCACGACGATCTGGGCCTTGTTGATCCCGGTGATAGGCAGGTAGCTGCCGGCAAACTGCGACGCCAGCATGTTGCTCACCTCGTACTGGCGCAGAACCGGCCGGGCCAGCTTCTCCTTCTTCGCCACGACGATGTTGTTCCCGACCATCGCATACCCCAAGCCATTGGGGTCGAGGATCAGGTGCATGGCCTCGTCAAACGTCACGCCGATCAACCGGACGGTGATCTTCCCGGTGACATCGGTGTCGGTGACGATGTTGACATTCGCGAGCTTGGCCAGGGCAGACAACACGTCGGCGATGTCCGCGTTCCGCAGCTCCAGGTTGATGGTCTTGCTGGACGAGGGCCCGGCGTTCATCGCCGGTGTGGGTGTGGGCTGCGACGTCTTCGATGGGGCGGTAGGCGGAAGCGGCAGCTGCGCCGACTCGGCCCGTTCAGGGATCGGCTGTCCGGCCTGGGTGGGGATGACGACGAGGACCGCCATGTTACCAGGGGAGGTGGTGACGTGGAATCTCACCGGCTGGGACAACTCCACAACCACCCGAACGGTATCGGTCGTGTACTCCCCCACCCTCACCTTCGTCACCGGCCCGCGCGCGATCGGCAGGTCGCCGGCCGGCATCCCCAGACTTGTCCCGGGAATGTCCACGACGATCCAGTTCGGGTTGAGGTCGCGCACCTGGAACCGCACCGGGCCGGTGGCGACAATCGCCATCTGCACCTGGGTCGCGAGCTCCTTCAGGTTGATCCCGGTCACCTTCACGGGGGCAGCCTGCGCCTGAGCAACCGGCCAAGTCGCGAAGACAAACAGCAGCATCACTCCGAGCGCGATGGATCGCATAGGACCCCGCAAAGGGACTATCATAGCGACTTCTCACCTCCGACGCCCAACTCGAACGTCATATTATTTTGCTTCATGGTGACCTTGTCGGGGTCTATGGATACCACGACGGCGTCGTTCACGCGTTCCCCCACGCCCACGATATAGCTCTTACCCTGTGCCTCGATGATGGCCACCCGCGAACGCGAGCCCATGATCCCTGCGACCCGCATCCCCGCTCCGGGCGGGGGGGGCGGCGGCGCCGTGCCAGGCCCACCTCCTGGAGCGGTGAATCCCGGAGGTAGCGGTAAGCCGACCCCAGGAGAAGGCGGAAGGGTCGCGGTTGGGCGCGGTAGCTCCGCCGAAGCCAGCGGGGCAAACGGATCCGATCGGCCTCGCCCACCCGTTCCCACGATGGTCTCCGTGGGATTCTGGGTCGGTGGCATCTTCCCCGATGGAGCCGGGGTGCCTGGGGCCGGGTTCCCCGTCGTCGACGGCGTCCCCGCTGCCGCCGCGCTCCCCGCGGCAGGGGTCGCCGCTTGAGGCGCAGATCCGGCGGGCGCCGACGAAGCGGTCTGGGTGGAGTGGATGGTCGCGCCGGGCCCAGGTAGCTTTCCCCCAAAGTTCTTGTACACCACCGCGGCGAGAATGACGACCAAAACAATGACGACGAGCGGGAGGGCTTTGCGGAGTTTATCAGGCGTCATCGACCCGCCCCGCTTTCCGGCACCACGTACGTCGTCGCCTGAAGTGCCAGGGTGAGCTTCGGAGGATTCGTCCCGGCCTGTCCGTTTGGGCTCATCCGGATATCGGTCATGGAGATGAAGCGCGGGAACGTCTCGATCCCGTGCAAGAAGCTTTGGATCTGATCAAACGTGCCGTCGGCGGTGAGCTCCAAGCTGAAGGTCTGATAGCTGGGACCTCCGGCCGCCGCCGCCGCGGGAGCGCCCGGTTTGGGGGGCTGGCCCGGCGTCTGCTGGGGGGCCTGCAGGGGGCCCGGCTTGATCAGCGTCAGGTCCGCGCCGACCTGAGAGGCGAGACCCTCCAGCTGCACCAGCAGCACGGGGATCTCGCGAGCCGAGGGAAGCTTCGCTTCGCTCGATTGCACATCTTTCTGCAGCGCCGCGACCTGTCGCTCCAACTCGTCCTTTTGCGCCGCTTCGGCCTGCAGGCGGGCCAACTCGGTCTGCTGGGTCTTCAGTTGCTGGGAGAGCAGGTTGATTTGCTTCATCTTGGGTGTGTAGATGTAATAATAGAAGCCAAGCGCCACTACCAGCGCGCCCAGGAACACCAGGATCGCCTTCTCACGCGGCTCGAGCCGTCTCATTGAGGATCACCACTCTTCTGGGCGGTGACGCGAGAGGGGGCCTCCCCCTCCGGAACCTCCGAAGGGGTGGCGCGTGCCGAGTGCGTCGGCGCCAGCTCTCCGGTCACCTGGAACTTGACCACTTCCCGTGCCCCGATTTTGTCCTTCTGCGTTGAGGTGAGATCGATGTTGCGAAACCGGTTTGAGTCCTTCAGCGCGACCATGAACCGGGCGACGCCCTTGTAGGAGAACGTGTACCCGTCGAAGAGGACCGCCTTACCCCCCGACGTCGTGAGGTTGACGAGCCAGACGTCCTGAGGAATCACGGTCCGGATCGCCGTCAACGAATCGGTCGCGGGCAGTTGGTTGGCCAAGAGCGCCTGGATGACGGCCTGGCGGGCCTGCAACTGGCGCACCGTCGCCCGGAGCTGCTCCACCTCGAGGGCGACCGGCCGAAGGGCCTCGATCTGCTGGGTAACCTCGGCCACTTGACGCTGCAAGGAGGCCACCCGGCTCCCCAAAAAGAGCGAGATCGCGATGAGGATGACGACAAGCAGCGCCGCCCCCGCGATCCCCAATATCGTCCCGGGCGTGGGGCCGACCGGCCGCCGTTTTCCCGGTGCGAGGAGGTTGATCGTGATCATCGAGTCTTACTCTCCTCTCAGCGCGAGGCCAACCGCCACGGCCATCGTGGGGCCGACGTCGTTCAGGTATTCTGGCGGAAATGCGTCCGCGCGGAAGGTGGTAAAGGGGTTGCCGATCTCCACCGGCAGCCCGAGCTCCTCGCTCAGGAACGGCCCGAGGTTCTTCAGCTTGGCGGTCCCACCCGTCAGGACCACTTTGGCCACCGCTTGCCCGCGGGATCGGGTCTGGTAGTAGTCGAGCGACCGGCGGACTTCGGTGAAGATGCTGTTGATCACCGGCAGGATAGCGGTGTGGACCTGCACGAGGGTCGGATCGTCGGGCTGTTGACCCTCAAGCAGCAGTTGCGCCTTCTCCTCTTTCAGGGTCTGGGCTGCGGGGAACTCGAGGCTCAGGGCTTCGGCGATCGCTTTGGTCACCGCGTTGCCCCCGTTGGAGATATTGCGCGCGAGGCGAAGGCGGTCGCCTTCCATGATGATGATGTCGGAGCTCTCCGCCCCTAGATCAATGTAGACGATCGTCCCCTCCGCTTGACCGTTCCGCCGGCCGACGGAGCGGAGCATGGAGAACGGGGCGACATCGAGGACCCCCGCCGACAGCCCGATCGTCTGCAGGGCCGCTAGTTGACGGCTGACGACCTCCTTGCGCGCCGCGACGAGAAGGATCTCCACCTGTCCTTCCTCCACCGCCTTCCCCAGCACCTGGAAGTCCCGGCTGACCTCACGGACACCGTAGGGGAGGTAACGCTCGGCTTCGTACGCGACCGCCTGCTCCAGTTCCGCCGGGGGCATCTCGGGAAGCTTCAACTCGCGGACGATCACGGCTTCCCCGCCGAGCGCCGTGACGACCCGAGTCCCCTTGATCCCCGCGGCGATCATGAGGTTGCGGATGGCCGCACCCAGGACGTCGGCGCTCGCCGCCGCACCGTCAGCTACGGCGCCGGCGGGTGTCGGGGCCGCAGCGAGGTGAGTGACCTTAAATCCCCCACCGGAGGGCACCACCTCGACTGCCTTCAGGGTGTGGCTTCCGAGATCCAGGCCAATGGATACCCGGCTACCGAACAAGCCCATGGTTTTGGGCCTCCTTCAAGGTGGTGCGAACCCGTATTCGCCTTTCTAGGGCCTGGGTCCTGCAACCGGATGCGAACAACTGTTTGGATCACCAGCAACTCGAACTGCGCGACGGGCGACTCGGAGGTCCCGTCCGTCGGGTTTGCCTCCTGATGACTAAGGGTGCCTAAGAACCGGCCTCGCCGCCCTGCCAACGGCGTGGGTCGTACCGAACATGCTGGAAGCCGACGTCACCTAACTCCACTTTCCGAGATCCGCGTGGGTAATCGCCGCGAAGGCGCCTGCGGTTCACCACCGAACCGCGCTTGACTCTTAGAATGTATGCCGAAATTCCCCAGATCTTAGACACCGAACTTCGCCCCGGATCTCCCACGAGACTAACGCCCCCCCAAGATGACCGGAACGGTCTTCACGAGAACAATAACATCCAACCACAGGGACCAGTTGTTTACGTACCAGCGATCCAGGCGCGCGCGCTCGCGCAGGTCCAATGCGTTCTTGCCACTCACCTGCCACAACCCCGTCATCCCGGGGAGCACGCCGCACATGCTGTCGTGGTCGAGCAGCGTCATCTCCGGAGGCAAGTACGGCCGAGGGCCGACCAAGCTCATCTCCCCGCGCACAACGTTAAGGAGCTGCGGGAGTTCATCGAGAGAGTATCGCCTGAGGATCTGCCCAAGGCGGGTGACCCTGGGATCGTAGCCGCGCAGCTTGCGGAAGCGTGCCCATTCGTCGGCCGAGTCCGGATGGGCGGCGAGGAACTCGCTCAGGCGCTGATCGGCATCAACGAACATCGTCCGCAGCTTGTAGCAGGCGAACGGAATGTGTCTCCGGCCAACACGCGGTTCGACGTGGAAGACCGGCCCCCGGCTTTCGAGCCGGAGCAGCAGCGCTGCCGCCGCGATGAACGGAAGAAGCATCAGGCCGACCGCGGAGGCCACGGCCAAGTCGAAGGCCCGCTTCACGGCCAGGTTCCACGGCTTGAGGAGATTGTTCGGGACCCGGAGAAGCAGGGCGCGATCCTCCAGGAGCCCCAGAACCTCTACCCCGAGGACGGGCACCTCAGCGAGGTCGGGGACGATCATGATGTTCTCGGCGACCTCACGCAATTGCTCCACGAGGCGAAGGAACTCGGCTCGTCCCAGGTCGGGCGTCGCCAAAATAACCTCGCGGGCGCCGGCGGCAACAGCCCGGGCTGCCGCTAAGGCGGGGTCCGAGATCACCTCAACGACGTCATACCCGAGGGTGCGATTGCGCCGAAACCCCTCCAGAAGCGTCTCAGCCATGACGCCCTCCCCGACGAGGAGGGCGCGCTTCCGCCACGGGCCCGCGATGAACAAGGCTTCCTTGACGGCACCTCGGGAGAGCGGCAACGTCACGAGCAGGAGACCCCACGCCATGGCGACGACCGGACGCGAGACGTCGTCAGAGATCTTTGCGACAGAGAGCACGGCAAAGATGAGGACCGTGCCGACCGTCGCGCCGATGAGGCAGCGCCGAACCTCCTCCCAATACGGATCGCGACGCGTATACAACCCCGCGTAGGCCAGCGCGCCGAGGTAGGCGGCGGGAATCCACCATAGGGCCGCGTAATGGGGCAGCGAGTAGGTCGGCCGATCAAACGCCTTGGAGATCACGGGAAGGATCGTGATTCGCACCCCGACGGCCGCCCCGAGGGCAATGGTCAATGCGCCCAAGTCGCAGAGCACCAGCGCGAGGAACGACACCCCCCGAGCCCACGCCCGGGACCGGGCCCAGACGGCGGGCAGCCAAAATGCGCGGGAGCTTACTTTCTGAAGGTCCGGGTCCGCTCTTTCCACCATTCCTTCAGCAATATGCCCAGAAACGCGCCGTCTCGGACCAGGTATCGCCTCCAAAGCCGCCTCGGGTCGAGAGCCAACCGCCACAGCCACTCAAGCCCCGCCCGCTGCATCCAGCGCGGCGCGCGGCGCTGAGTC is a genomic window containing:
- a CDS encoding GGDEF domain-containing protein; amino-acid sequence: MPDAHSLGDALVADAGGIAAAWVDRMLAADGSGFTHRPRDEVRRTCEVYITDLGHYLLHRDERALRIGVAKEAARRCRIRFPLGDLVTGYRVLQDLLWERVGREGTSESAGPALWDLGGAIAVSIEETVKEYQRLLAQQIAAHQQEMDELSRQIQQSASLDDLTGLFTVRVLNEYLPREVQRARRYQHLLSLVIFDVDDFSRLVDQSGTFEGDRVLKELAEVVPGRVREVDIMCRLDVDEFAVILPETPIAQAVMVAQRIRAAAEAHGFFAAELRASGPVRISAGVAGFPDDAATAEELVEHARRACQHAKDLGKNHVAVYAESRT
- a CDS encoding prepilin peptidase; this translates as MDGVAFVLGLIGGSFANVCIYRLPRQESVVWPGSHCPQCQAPIQWYDNIPLLSFVLLRGRCRRCGAPISWRYPLVELLTGVLFLVSVATFGASLRAVQSMVLGTLLLIVFFVDLDHFIIPNRITYPGIVVGLVFAAVSGGGVDVRHAAVAAVTAIALGGGFILVNLLSIPLLKQEGMGMGDAKLAAMIGAFLGWPIGGVAILLGVFIGGALGVFLLALRIKGRREQIPFGPALAAGAITAMWWGPGLLNWYLSRLVG
- a CDS encoding tetratricopeptide repeat protein, with product MRIALAVLSLVALMVGGVSAAVPPYDPANIYPTEGDFVRSVAVYQRALAANPQDSDAYYWLGFAYWEGSIRSRNGLVPYGGGYLDRAIDALEHAVSLDDKNLAAWELLAQAYPTRGSAPSGASPQGQLSDDDKGDRAAQKVVDLSEDRAVAYKGSPRPGAHNGEIAVIYPSLPTRQKYNPADFYVIVDQDSKLVYQFPCSSLPKIAHPALFLTKWEAFARGYKPATVCTPP
- a CDS encoding secretin N-terminal domain-containing protein, translating into MRSIALGVMLLFVFATWPVAQAQAAPVKVTGINLKELATQVQMAIVATGPVRFQVRDLNPNWIVVDIPGTSLGMPAGDLPIARGPVTKVRVGEYTTDTVRVVVELSQPVRFHVTTSPGNMAVLVVIPTQAGQPIPERAESAQLPLPPTAPSKTSQPTPTPAMNAGPSSSKTINLELRNADIADVLSALAKLANVNIVTDTDVTGKITVRLIGVTFDEAMHLILDPNGLGYAMVGNNIVVAKKEKLARPVLRQYEVSNMLASQFAGSYLPITGINKAQIVVDDNTNSLFVVGTAEDQAKVSDLLARVDLPAERAVTRVIRLSYLDPASFVDLMGARLPASVTGTTKIDKASNSIVLTASAAQMQIIDGLLGQVDTAIPQVLIESMVVEVPTEETKNLGVAWQTSTPFTITSTGGQYPCCPNATITSPAILATLNTLIQENKSKLLANPRLAVRDGETAKMNIGDKIPFQVVNAQGVPSVVIIEAGVQLEITPRINADGYVTVKMHPEVSSIVTAPAPNVPPTIATREADTELTVKDGTPIVLAGLIQKNEVQNTVKVPLLGDIPLIGWLFKSVSTDKTDNEVIFVITPHILQKIG
- the pilO gene encoding type 4a pilus biogenesis protein PilO; translated protein: MRRLEPREKAILVFLGALVVALGFYYYIYTPKMKQINLLSQQLKTQQTELARLQAEAAQKDELERQVAALQKDVQSSEAKLPSAREIPVLLVQLEGLASQVGADLTLIKPGPLQAPQQTPGQPPKPGAPAAAAAGGPSYQTFSLELTADGTFDQIQSFLHGIETFPRFISMTDIRMSPNGQAGTNPPKLTLALQATTYVVPESGAGR
- a CDS encoding PilN domain-containing protein; its protein translation is MITINLLAPGKRRPVGPTPGTILGIAGAALLVVILIAISLFLGSRVASLQRQVAEVTQQIEALRPVALEVEQLRATVRQLQARQAVIQALLANQLPATDSLTAIRTVIPQDVWLVNLTTSGGKAVLFDGYTFSYKGVARFMVALKDSNRFRNIDLTSTQKDKIGAREVVKFQVTGELAPTHSARATPSEVPEGEAPSRVTAQKSGDPQ
- the pilM gene encoding type IV pilus assembly protein PilM gives rise to the protein MGLFGSRVSIGLDLGSHTLKAVEVVPSGGGFKVTHLAAAPTPAGAVADGAAASADVLGAAIRNLMIAAGIKGTRVVTALGGEAVIVRELKLPEMPPAELEQAVAYEAERYLPYGVREVSRDFQVLGKAVEEGQVEILLVAARKEVVSRQLAALQTIGLSAGVLDVAPFSMLRSVGRRNGQAEGTIVYIDLGAESSDIIIMEGDRLRLARNISNGGNAVTKAIAEALSLEFPAAQTLKEEKAQLLLEGQQPDDPTLVQVHTAILPVINSIFTEVRRSLDYYQTRSRGQAVAKVVLTGGTAKLKNLGPFLSEELGLPVEIGNPFTTFRADAFPPEYLNDVGPTMAVAVGLALRGE
- a CDS encoding exopolysaccharide biosynthesis polyprenyl glycosylphosphotransferase: MSFLALVLCDLGALTIALGAAVGVRITILPVISKAFDRPTYSLPHYAALWWIPAAYLGALAYAGLYTRRDPYWEEVRRCLIGATVGTVLIFAVLSVAKISDDVSRPVVAMAWGLLLVTLPLSRGAVKEALFIAGPWRKRALLVGEGVMAETLLEGFRRNRTLGYDVVEVISDPALAAARAVAAGAREVILATPDLGRAEFLRLVEQLREVAENIMIVPDLAEVPVLGVEVLGLLEDRALLLRVPNNLLKPWNLAVKRAFDLAVASAVGLMLLPFIAAAALLLRLESRGPVFHVEPRVGRRHIPFACYKLRTMFVDADQRLSEFLAAHPDSADEWARFRKLRGYDPRVTRLGQILRRYSLDELPQLLNVVRGEMSLVGPRPYLPPEMTLLDHDSMCGVLPGMTGLWQVSGKNALDLRERARLDRWYVNNWSLWLDVIVLVKTVPVILGGR